A DNA window from Syntrophorhabdaceae bacterium contains the following coding sequences:
- a CDS encoding DegQ family serine endoprotease, with protein MIHRVGSYFRTGTFRYPAMAAVAAVFLFGGMLLASSMKLTGYSRAAVAAPLQGGHNSLPSFADLAEGLGPAVVNIKVTKVQKTGFSDPSQMREGPFGDMFRHFFGDMPKGGGTYKTQGAGSGVIISADGVALTNYHVVEEAKEIVVTFSDKREFKARVIGKDPKTDLAVLKLEGQGSFKAAVLGNSEALRVGEWVLAIGNPFGLSNTVTSGIVSAKGRIIGAGPYDDFIQTDAPINPGNSGGPLFNMKGEVVGINTAIIPQGQGIGFAIPVNTAKTLLPQLVSKGQVTRGYLGVSIQNLTENLASSLNMKSVKGVLVSDVVEGSPADKSGIKRGDVIFSYDGKEIKEGHELSSAVAATPVDQVTSLRIFREGKEMTLKVKTGKLASADTETVKEEETTKGAWGLTLQDLSPETARSMGLRISQGVVVAGVEPGSPADEASVQRGDVIIEVNRKPVKSVTEVKREAQKAGDKGLLLLLVQRGSASLYITMKG; from the coding sequence ATGATCCACCGTGTAGGTTCCTATTTCAGAACAGGCACATTCAGATATCCGGCCATGGCGGCGGTCGCCGCAGTCTTCCTCTTTGGCGGCATGCTCCTCGCCTCTTCCATGAAGCTCACAGGGTACTCCCGGGCCGCGGTCGCTGCCCCTCTTCAGGGAGGCCACAACTCCCTCCCCTCATTCGCGGACCTTGCGGAAGGACTTGGACCTGCGGTAGTGAACATAAAGGTCACGAAGGTCCAGAAGACGGGCTTTTCCGATCCCTCACAGATGAGGGAGGGGCCCTTCGGCGATATGTTCCGCCATTTCTTCGGTGACATGCCGAAAGGCGGCGGGACATACAAGACCCAGGGCGCGGGCTCGGGGGTGATCATCAGCGCCGACGGCGTAGCCCTCACCAATTACCATGTGGTGGAAGAAGCGAAAGAGATCGTGGTAACCTTCAGCGACAAACGGGAGTTCAAGGCACGTGTCATAGGCAAAGACCCCAAGACGGACCTCGCGGTCCTGAAACTCGAAGGGCAGGGCTCTTTCAAGGCGGCAGTACTGGGAAACTCCGAGGCCCTGCGCGTGGGCGAGTGGGTCCTCGCCATCGGCAACCCCTTCGGCCTCAGCAACACGGTCACCTCGGGCATCGTGAGCGCAAAGGGCAGGATCATCGGCGCGGGACCTTACGATGACTTCATACAGACCGACGCGCCCATCAACCCCGGTAATTCCGGCGGCCCCCTGTTCAATATGAAAGGCGAAGTAGTGGGCATCAATACGGCGATTATCCCCCAGGGCCAGGGCATCGGCTTTGCGATCCCGGTGAACACCGCAAAGACACTCCTGCCCCAGCTCGTTTCCAAGGGCCAGGTGACGAGGGGATACCTCGGCGTGAGCATTCAGAACCTCACTGAAAACCTTGCCTCCTCCCTTAATATGAAATCTGTAAAGGGGGTCCTGGTAAGCGATGTGGTCGAAGGCAGCCCTGCGGACAAAAGCGGGATAAAACGGGGAGATGTGATCTTCTCCTATGACGGCAAAGAGATCAAAGAAGGTCACGAGCTTTCTTCCGCCGTGGCAGCCACCCCCGTCGACCAGGTAACATCTCTGCGCATCTTCAGGGAAGGTAAAGAGATGACCCTCAAGGTAAAGACCGGGAAGCTGGCGTCCGCGGATACCGAGACCGTGAAGGAAGAGGAAACCACGAAGGGGGCGTGGGGGCTTACGCTCCAGGACCTGAGCCCCGAAACCGCGCGGAGCATGGGTCTACGCATCAGCCAGGGTGTGGTGGTCGCCGGAGTGGAGCCGGGAAGCCCTGCTGACGAGGCATCCGTCCAAAGGGGCGACGTGATTATCGAAGTGAACCGGAAACCGGTCAAGAGCGTCACAGAGGTAAAGCGGGAAGCACAGAAAGCAGGAGACAAGGGTCTCCTCCTGCTCCTCGTGCAGCGCGGAAGCGCGAGCCTCTATATTACAATGAAAGGCTGA